A single window of Tumebacillus sp. BK434 DNA harbors:
- a CDS encoding PhoH family protein: MDNQPIVKKLALQDNHEATQLFGPHDAHLKQIEGAFATKIHVRGVEITMTGAAEEIEVLESLFSVLLKLIRKGQVIKERDVAYAIKLAGTGSAEQLLELYNEEIAVTYKGKSIRIKTLGQRDYIRSIKKRDIVFGIGPAGTGKTYLAVVMAVTALKKGEVKKLVLTRPAVEAGENLGFLPGDLQEKVDPYLRPLYDALYDVLGPENTAKYMERGIIEVAPLAYMRGRTLEDSFVIMDEAQNTTPEQMKMFLTRLGFGSKMVVTGDVTQIDLPRGKLSGLNEAVRILKKVEDISFIFLTEQDVVRHHLVQKIIAAYDVEQG, encoded by the coding sequence TTGGACAACCAACCGATCGTAAAAAAGCTGGCTTTGCAAGATAACCATGAGGCGACGCAGCTGTTCGGCCCTCATGATGCCCATCTGAAGCAAATCGAAGGCGCATTCGCCACGAAGATTCATGTGCGCGGCGTCGAGATCACCATGACCGGAGCCGCAGAAGAGATCGAAGTGCTGGAGAGCCTGTTCTCCGTGCTGCTCAAGCTGATCCGCAAAGGACAGGTGATCAAAGAGCGCGATGTGGCCTATGCGATCAAGCTGGCAGGCACGGGTTCTGCTGAACAGCTCCTCGAGCTGTACAACGAAGAGATCGCCGTCACCTACAAGGGCAAATCGATCCGCATCAAAACGCTCGGCCAACGCGACTACATCCGCTCGATCAAGAAGCGCGACATCGTCTTCGGGATCGGCCCGGCCGGGACGGGCAAGACGTACCTCGCCGTCGTCATGGCGGTGACCGCCTTGAAAAAGGGCGAGGTGAAAAAGCTCGTCCTGACCCGTCCGGCGGTGGAAGCGGGCGAAAATCTCGGCTTTTTGCCAGGCGATCTGCAGGAGAAAGTCGATCCCTACCTCCGTCCGCTCTACGATGCGCTGTATGACGTGCTCGGGCCGGAGAACACCGCGAAGTACATGGAGCGCGGCATCATCGAAGTCGCACCGCTCGCCTACATGCGCGGGCGGACGCTGGAGGATTCGTTCGTGATCATGGACGAAGCGCAGAACACCACGCCGGAGCAGATGAAAATGTTCTTGACGCGGCTTGGTTTTGGGTCGAAAATGGTCGTCACAGGGGATGTGACCCAGATCGACCTGCCGCGTGGCAAACTGTCAGGTTTGAACGAAGCAGTTCGCATCTTGAAAAAAGTCGAGGACATTTCGTTCATCTTCTTGACCGAGCAGGACGTTGTGCGCCATCACCTGGTGCAGAAGATCATCGCGGCTTACGACGTCGAGCAAGGTTGA